The following proteins are encoded in a genomic region of Dasypus novemcinctus isolate mDasNov1 chromosome 3, mDasNov1.1.hap2, whole genome shotgun sequence:
- the LOC101428217 gene encoding olfactory receptor 4K15-like, protein MNETKFSWVNEFVLLGLSTSQEPQPFLFVVFSLLYLTILLGNFLIILTVISDAHLHTPMYFLLANLSFTDICLASFATPKMITDFLVEHKTISFEACLAQIFFIHLFGGGEMVILVSMAYDRYVAICKPLHYMTIMSRHMCVILVLIAWCVGLIHTTIQMSFAVNLPFCGPNQVDSFFCDLPLVTKLACRDTYFVSLLVLANSGFLSVISFFLLVISYTVILVTVRNHSSASMAKARSTLTAHITVVILFFGPCIFTYVWPFNSYSVDKVLAVFYTIFTPILNPTIYTLRNKEMKTAMSKLKSQYLKPGQIFAVIRNVLFLESK, encoded by the coding sequence ATGAATGAGACAAAATTTTCTTGGGTAAATGAATTTGTGTTGCTGGGACTCTCTACTTCCCAGGAGCCCCAACCATTCCTGTTTGTTGTATTTTCACTACTCTACCTAACTATTTTGCTGGGTAACTTTCTCATCATCCTCACTGTGATCTCAGATGCCCAccttcacacccccatgtactttctGCTTGCAAACCTCTCTTTTACAGATATATGTCTAGCCTCCTTTGCTACCCCCAAAATGATCACTGACTTTCTAGTAGAACACAAGACTATTTCCTTTGAAGCTTGCCTAGCCCAGATTTTCTTTATTCATCTATTTGGTGGTGGTGAAATGGTGATCCTTGTATCCATGGCCTATGACCGTTACGTTGCTATTTGCAAACCTCTCCACTACATGACAATCATGAGTCGTCACATGTGTGTTATTCTGGTCCTCATCGCCTGGTGTGTTGGCCTCATCCATACTACTATCCAGATGTCATTTGCTGTTAACTTGCCTTTCTGTGGTCCTAATCAGGTTGATAGCTTTTTCTGTGACCTCCCTCTAGTGACCAAGCTCGCCTGCAGAGACACGTATTTTGTCAGCCTATTAGTTCTTGCAAACAGCGGCTTTCTCTCTGtgatttccttcttcctcctggtCATCTCTTACACTGTGATACTTGTCACAGTTAGGAACCACTCCTCTGCCAGCATGGCAAAGGCCCGTTCCACGTTGACTGCTCACATCACTGTGGTCATATTATTCTTTGGACCATGCATCTTCACTTATGTCTGGCCCTTCAACAGTTACTCAGTTGACAAGGTTCTTGCTGTCTTCTACACCATCTTTACTCCCATTTTAAACCCAACTATCTACACTCTAAGgaacaaagaaatgaagacaGCCATGTCAAAACTGAAGAGTCAGTATCTGAAGCCTGGTCAGATTTTTGCAGTGATAAGAAATGTTCTTTTCCTGGAATCAAAATAa